The genomic window CACCGGTCCCCATACAGCTTTATTGTGCCAGGAGTACATTGGGGACACAGCGCAGGGTTGGGGGGCACAGAGGTGGCCGGGGTCGGGGGGACAAAGGGCACAAACCAGCTGCACCCCATCCCGCGCggaccccccaccccggggccagggatggccgagcccagagccCGGAGCCGGCAGCATCCCTGAGCCGGGGACCAGCCCCGGACCCTCGCActgggggggccgggcccccccgACCCCTGTCCGGCGAGGCTCTGCCTCGCGCCCCTGCCGGGGATGCTttgggggtcccggggggtgACGGTGGGGACCCCCCCGTCCCCGTGCCAGCTCGGCCGCCCCGGTgccccagctggcagcaggcTGGGTTACTGtcctggggggccgggggggcccggcagccccggggggccTCGCAACCCGGGGTCTCCCTTGGGCCCCGTCGGACCAGCCTGGCCCACggccccgggggtcccggggagTCCCGGTTTGCCCTGCAGGCCGGGGGGTCCCGctggccctggcaccccagccagccctggggGGCCGGGGTCTCCCTTGGGGCCCCCCTGTCCCCGGGCGCCGGATTGCCCGAAGCTGCCCTTGGCACCCTTGAGGCCAGGGAAGCCTTTCAAGCCCAGGGGACCCCTTTCGCCCTGGGGacccgggggtcccggggggccgggggggccctgGGGTCCTGGCGAGCCCACGCTGCCCACGTCGCCCTTCTCTCCTTCGCTTCCTGGGGGGCCCTTGACGCCCACATCGCCCTTGAGGCCGCGGGGGCCCGGGAGGCCCGGCACAcctggggggagaggagggggtgACTAGGAAGCACGGGCGGGGGGCAGCACCCCAAAGCGGGGAGAAAGGgggatgccccagccctgcagcccgtgggcACAGTGCCGCGGGGCCACCGCAGGGCTCTCCCGAAAACCAGATCCAGGAGACGGCCTGGGTTCGTTCGTTAGGGCAGCCCTGTAACGATGCGGATGTGGTTGCCATGCGGCTCCAGGCTGGGTGGTCCGTGATGGAGCGGGAAGCGACCAGCGACCGGGGTGCCCATGGAGCCGGTGGTGGAGCCGGGACAGCTCCGCTGCTCCCCTGGGTGGATGGAGATGTCCCCAGGCCACCCGAGCCACTGGGTGAAGCTTTGGGCACCCTCGTCCGAGGGCAGCCAAGCAAGAGGGGTCACTGGCACCAGGCGAGCCGTGCTGGAAGGCCATGGGTCACCTCCCcactgtccctgtccccccacgCAGGGACAGCTCTGCAAGGTGAGTGCATGCAGCTCCAACCCCAGGACACCTCTGCATCCTTGGACAAGTGTCTGAGTGCCTTCGCGTGCATCCTAACGCTGCCTTGGCCTCAGCAATGGTGGTTTGGATGCTCCCAAGGAGCCCAGATCCCACCGGGCTCAGCCACAGAAGAAAGAGACCCCCAAATTGCCTCCCCAACACGCCTGGCCCCAACCCATCCCAGGCAGGGCTTAGGCTGTGCCCACCAGGATGCACCTTACCTCGTAAGATGGTGATGTTTTTCAGCATCTCCCCATGCCGGACGTCCACCACCTTCATCTCTTCCATGACCATGGACAGGTTGCGGATGTCAAAGTCCAGCCGGGCGCTGAGCAGGCTGTAACGCTCCCGCAGCAGGTCCGTGGTGCCCTGGACCAGGCTGAGGGACTTGTTCAGGTAGTAGAGCTCCTCGGCGTGGGTGTGGAAGCCCAGGGTGCAGGAGAGCCGCACGTCATCCAGGTAGCGTAGCATGCTGTGGACGTGGCTGTCAGTGGCGTTGATGTTGGCGAAGATGGTGCTGATCTCGATCTCGTGGGAGGTCATGCGACCTTCCAGGGTCTCGAAGCGCTCGGCCGTGCGGTTCTGTGTGTACCTGCTGTGGTAACGCAGGTCGTTCATGTTCTCCTCGTGGTCATCCAGAAAGGAGGAGATGTTGTCCAGCTGTAGCTGCAGCCCCATCACCTGCAGCACCAGGTCGTGCATGCTCTCCGAGTTCTGGCCAACCTGCCGAGCCACCGCGCCGGCGCTGCCTTGGATGCTCTTCACCAGCTCACTGGTCTTGGAGGAGGTGGCCCGTAGCCCGCCGAAGAGGCGGGTGTAGTTCTGCCACTCGGTGACGATCTTCTGCAGTGTCAGCGTCTCCTCGTCCGTCTTCCTCTGGATGACCTGGATCCAGTCGGAGGTTTGCCCCAGGGTGAAGTTCATCTGCTGCATGGCTGCTCGGACATCGTAGCGCTCCTGGGCCAAGCCCTTGAGAGAACTGTCGAGCTGGGAGGTGACCACCTGCCAGCCCCCAACCTGGGCCAGGAACTGCCCCAAGCTTTCGTTGACCTGCCggatggagaaggagcagtTGTCCACCTCGCCGGTGATCTTGTTGCTGGTGGACGAGAGCTGGTCGTGGGTCTGGGAGGTCCGGTCGAGCAGGATTTCTTGAACCAAAAGCATCTTCTGGATCTCCTCCAGCTCGCCCTGCAGCTTGGTGATCTCCTGGCCCAGCTGTCCCGTCTCATGGCACAGGGAGCAGTTACCTGAGGTCTTCTCATCTGAACGAAGGGCAGAGGGGTCTGTTACCCCACCCCATCCTTCACTGGGCCTGGAGACCCTCCTGCTGAGGAccagagcagaggaaggagccTCACCATGGTCCGTCCCTTCAGACCCTGGAGATGGGCATTGCAGAGCCATGGCTGGGACAACCCAGATACCAccagcctgccccagctcccaccctCACCCTGCTCCTGCCACCTCCGTGCAGCAAGTTCCCCAAAAAGCCCAACCCCACCAACCCCACCCTTGGGGTCGTACAGTCGTCCCTCTCCAAAATCCCGGGAGATAAGTGGGGTTTTGGCTCTGAGGGAGGCCCAGGACATGAAAAGCGGAGATGCTTCAGCCCCTGGCTGGCGGCACCAAGCAGCTGAGATCCGCTCAGCCGGAGGGACGCGTGGTTCTAAAACCTGGAGAAGACCTCCAGGTCCAGGTGCAAGCCACTCACCCAACCCCTGGAGGTCCTCCTGGATGGATACGATCTTCTTCTCGTAATAGGTCTGGGCTGAGCTGATGTCGTTGGAGATGGAGTCGACTTTCTTGAACACTGCGGAGGAAAGGTGGGGGGTCAGGGGAGGTGGGCAAGCGCTGGGATGCGATTGTCCTCCATACCTTTCCTCCCGGCTCGTTCCCTGGTGAGGAGGGTGGCCAGGGCTTGAAGAGCCAGGCTGGGTGGCTGGTGGGTGCTGGCTCCGTGGGTTTGGTGTCCCAAGGGGCTTTTGGGTTCGGGATTTGGCTAAGGTCTACAGCGCATCTCCGAGGgtccagccctggggagcacaCCATCCCTCCACTGAGCTTGGGAGGTTCTTTCTTGCCCGTGGAGGTGATGGGGTGGCAATCTCTGGACTCCGGGGTGGTTCCTGAGGTCCCCGTAGAGGTAAAGCCATCCCCCAGTGAGGTGGCATCACGCACAGGGTCCCACGTGCATCCCAGAGGCAGGTCAGGGGGAGCTGGATGCTCCTCTCCATGCCTGGGTGCTGAAGGTGCTTTGGGGGAGCCCCAGTATCCCcgaggaaggaaggagggaaggtgggagggaaggcaggagccGA from Gavia stellata isolate bGavSte3 chromosome 2, bGavSte3.hap2, whole genome shotgun sequence includes these protein-coding regions:
- the SCARA3 gene encoding scavenger receptor class A member 3, which produces MPVPRSLRPWLQPPCGIPGWKLSFCQRGGREEDQPAGGEEEEMPSFSYRPSGRARTSCSRCQKNLSLQTAVKVLYVFSILLIVAVTVLAALVFKKVDSISNDISSAQTYYEKKIVSIQEDLQGLDEKTSGNCSLCHETGQLGQEITKLQGELEEIQKMLLVQEILLDRTSQTHDQLSSTSNKITGEVDNCSFSIRQVNESLGQFLAQVGGWQVVTSQLDSSLKGLAQERYDVRAAMQQMNFTLGQTSDWIQVIQRKTDEETLTLQKIVTEWQNYTRLFGGLRATSSKTSELVKSIQGSAGAVARQVGQNSESMHDLVLQVMGLQLQLDNISSFLDDHEENMNDLRYHSRYTQNRTAERFETLEGRMTSHEIEISTIFANINATDSHVHSMLRYLDDVRLSCTLGFHTHAEELYYLNKSLSLVQGTTDLLRERYSLLSARLDFDIRNLSMVMEEMKVVDVRHGEMLKNITILRGVPGLPGPRGLKGDVGVKGPPGSEGEKGDVGSVGSPGPQGPPGPPGPPGPQGERGPLGLKGFPGLKGAKGSFGQSGARGQGGPKGDPGPPGLAGVPGPAGPPGLQGKPGLPGTPGAVGQAGPTGPKGDPGLRGPPGLPGPPGPPGQ